The Pontibacter korlensis sequence CTGTAGGCACTTATAACAAAGATGATAACGACATCCACCTGCTCCGCTATGCTGAGGTACTACTTACTTATGCGGAGGCCCGTTTAGAGCAGGGCAAGCTGACCCAGCAAGATCTTGACATGACCGTGAACATGTTGCGAGATCGTGTAGGAATGGTTCACATGGACCTGGGTACGCTTGCAGCAAATGGGCTGGATGTGCGTACCGAACTCCGTAGAGAGCGACGTGTAGAACTGGCAAGAGAAGGCCAGCGCTACTTTGATATACTTCGCTGGAACCAGGGCCACCTGCTGGCTCAGGATGTAAAAGGCGTGAAAAAAAGCCTTATCCCAGACTATAACCAGGCATACGTAGCCAGTATCCCTACAGACGAGGAAGGACACCTGATCATCAACACAGGCAGAAGGTTTGACGAAGGCAGAAACTACCTATGGCCAATTCCGCTGGAGCAACTGCAGCGCAATCCTAATCTCGGGCAAAACTCAGGCTGGTAAGATGACAATCAAGAACGTTCTATTTACAATTATGGCAGGGGCTACCATATGGGTGGCCTCCTGCTCTAACACCTCCAAAGCAAACGACCCTGCACCTGCAACAGACACCGGTGACGTGACAGCCAATCAGCACACACTACGGGTAATGTCTTATAACGTGCACCACTGCAACCCACCTTCACGACCGGACTTTATCGACATCGATGCCATTGTGAAGACTATAAAAGATCAAAACCCGGACCTGGTGGCGCTACAGGAAATAGATGTGCATACGCAGCGTTCAGGCCCCTACAATCAGGCAGAGGAAATTGCAAAGAAATTAAATATGCACTACTTCTTCGGTAAAGCCATAGATTATGATGGAGGAGCCTACGGTGTAGCTATACTATCCAAGTATCCTTTGGCAGACACTGTAGTAAACAAGTTGCCAACAATGGCTGAGACAAACGGGGAGCCAAGGGTATTAGCCACTGCTAGAGTTACCCTACCCGATGGCACGAGCATCCGGTTTGGCAGCACGCACCTTGATGCGCAGAGAGCCTCTGTGAACAGAGAGATGCAGGCAGCCAAAATTCTTGAAATTGCTTCTGCTGAGAAACTGCCGTTTGTGATAGCCGGTGACTTTAATGCGACACCAGGCACAGAAACCATCACCTTACTGGACTCACACTTTAAGCGTAGTTGCGAGCCGTGCAGCCCTACCATTCCGGTTAATAACCCAACCAAAGCAATCGATTTTATATCCTACGCTCCTGCCAACAGGTTCAGAGTAGACCAGCAGCAGGTGATAGCAGAAAGATATGCCTCTGACCATTTGCCTATAGTGGCCGTCCTGAAATATTAAATCCCTAGTACCTCCTATCCATGAACAGAAGAAACCTTCTCAAATCCTTAAGCCTTAGCATTGGTGCAACCGTCATCAGCACGGAGTCGCTAGCCCGCCTTTCCGACAGCACCTATACTTATAAGTTACCAGACAACCCGCTGCACAAGCCTCTAGGCAAGCCTGTCACAGCCATTACACTTGGAGCCGGAAGCCGTGGTACCGTTTATGGTAACTTCGCTGCTAAATTCCCTGATCAGCTCAAAATTGTGGGTGTTGCCGAACCTAACCCCTACCGCAACTCCAAGTATAGCGAGAAGCACCAGATACCCAAAAAGCATAGGTTCGATACTTGGGAGCAGGTGTTCAAGCGACCTAAGTTTGCAGATGCCATCATCATCTCAACGCCAGACGCACTGCACTATACCCCTTGCATGAAAGCCCTTGAGATGGGCTACGATGTGCTCCTGGAAAAACCTATAGCCCCGACCGAACAAGAGTGCCGCGATATACTGGAGATGACCAAGAAAACTGGTCGTATAGTGGCTGTTTGCCATGTCCTGCGCTATGCGCCATACTTTGTAAAGATGAAAGAACTGATAAGCCAGGGTGCTATCGGAGAGGTAGTAAGCGTGCAGCACTTTGAGCCGATAGAACACCTGCACATGGCCCATTCTTACGTGCGTGGCAACTGGCACAACTCTAAGGAAACTACTCCAATTATACTTGCCAAATCCTGCCACGACCTCGACATTATAAAATGGGTGATAAACAAGCCGAGCCAACGTATAGCAGCTATGGGCGACCTGAAATGGTTCCGGAAAGAGAATGCACCGGAAGGCAGCACCGCCCGCTGCACCGATGGCTGTAAAGTAGAACGTGAGTGCCCATACTCTGCCGTGCGGCACTACCACGACGATCGTAAGCGACTTTATGTGATGGACCTGCCGGAGGACAAAAGCAAGCACAGCGAAGTAATTATGGATCGCCTGAAAACCACCAACTACGGCCGCTGTGTATACCGTATGGAAAACGACCAGCCCGACCATTACGTGACCACCATACAATTCGCAGACAACGTAACAGCCAGCTTCTCTATGGAGGCCTTTACCTCTTACCACGGTCGCCGTACCCGCATTATGGGCTCTATGGGCGATATGGTAGGCGACATGGATGAGTTGGTGGTAACCGACTTCAGAACCAAAAAAGAGCTAAAGCTGGTGCCAAAGGCCGAGGATGTAGAGAACTATAAAAACAGCGGGCACGGTGGCGGCGATTGGCTGCTCATGCGCGATTTTGTGCAGGCCGTCGCGCAGCAAGACCCTAGCCTGCTCACCTCTACTATAGATGAGTCCATCGAATCACATATTATGGGCTTTATGGCCGAAGAAAGCCGTAAGCAAAACAAGATTATGCCTATCAGGATGACAGTATAAACAGCAGGTCAATAGCTGGCTTACGCTTTAAAAAGAAATGCTAAGAATTCAGGTGCAGAAGCAATCTTCCCACTTGAACTCTTAGCCTTTGTCATACAAAGGTTAACAAGTAGCCTTTACCATTTCGGAGCATATTTACTCCAAAGAATTAACTCTGCGATGGTATGCTGCCAAGAAAGAATTCCCTCATTATAAACTGGCAGTTATCTATTAGTTGTTGACTCCTTCTCTGATCGTAATCCAGATGAACAAGTTTTGCTCATCATAAAGTATAACATAAACCTCCCAACATCAATCGGAGCAATTTTGTATTCTTCTAGTAGAAGCAGTAAAAGAACCCCAGGTAAAAAGAAAATGGAGTGAGTAGAAAAATATCCACACACCCCATTCAAACACAATCTAAACTAAAACCTTTTTTCTCTTCTTTTCTGTCTTGCTATATGCCAGATAGTATACCTGAGGTAGCACTATCAAAGACAGAATCATACAAATTATCAATCCTCCCACAATCATAATGGCAAGTGGCTTTTGAATTTCAGACCCCATACCTGTTGATAGCGCAGCGGGCAACAAACCTGCCGAGCCCATAATGGCGATCATAAACACAGGCCTGATCCGGCTGTATACACCTTCCGAGATAGCCTTCTGAAGCGATAAGCCTCTGCGGAGATAGTCTTTCATCACGGCGATCAGGATGATACCGTCTATGGTACCCACGCCAAACAAAATTATGAAGCCAATACCTGCAGATATACCGAAGGTAGTACCTGTGAGCCACAACGACAGGAAGCCGCCGATGAAGGCAAACGGAATGGTAATGAGCGAAATGACCGTGTCTTTCAGGTTACCGAAGTTGACATACAGTAGGAAGAAGATCATCAGGAGCGAGATCGGCACGATGTAAGTCAATCGCTTGGTTGCCCTTTCCTTGTTCTCGAACTCACCTGCCCAGGTTAAGTCGTAACTTTCCGGAAGCACTACCTGCTCCTCTACTCGTTTCTGCGCTTCTTCCACTGTACTGCCTAGGTCACGCCCCCGCACCGAGAAACCCACGGCAATATAGCGACTGCTTCCTTCGCGGTAAATGAAGGCTGGCCCTGTAAAGAAACCGACATCAGCGATCTCGTACAGCGGGATCATAGAGCCACTGTTGGCAGGCACCAGTATGTTCTTTATCTCCTCCTCTGACTTTCGGAAAGGTTCTGCATAACGCACCCGTACATCAAATATGCGCTCGTCTTCATAGAACGAAGTGGCAGCCTTACCACCTATGGCCATTTCAATCACCGCCTGTGCATCGGCCATACTCACGCCATAGCGAGCCATGCGGGTCTCATCGAGTTTAATGCGCAGCTCTGGTAAGCCAATATTACGGTAGATGTTCAAGTCTTCTACACCTTCCACATCTTTAATGGCAGCTGCTACCTGATCGGCAGTGTTCTCCAGTTCAAACAGGTCGTTGCCAAATATCTTCACTACCAGGGAGCTTTTCACCCCTGATACATATTCCTCCACGTTGTCCATGATTGGCTGGCTGAAGCCGAAGGTAACGCCGGGATACACTGCAAGCGATTGCTCCATTTCAGTGAGCAGCTCCTGTTTCGATATTTTGCGTTTCCAGTCGCTTTCGTCGCTGAGCTGCACGTGAAACTCAATGTTAAAGAAACCAGTCGGGTCTGTACCGTCATTTGGGCGGCCTGTTTGTGTTAGGACGAACTGTACCTCGTCAAACTCACGGAACTTGGCTTTCATCTCTTTGGTCAGCTTTACCGACTCATCCAGGCTCACACTGTTTGGCAGGGTTGCCCTTATATATAGCGCTCCTTCGTTCAGCTGCGGAATAAACTCTGTACCCAGTCTGCTGAAGCCAAAGCCACAGGCAACCAGTAGCACTCCAAACACAGCTATTGTCAGTTTTTTATTGATTGCACCTAACTGGTACAGCCTGAACATTGCTCCGCGTATGAAGTTGGTTA is a genomic window containing:
- a CDS encoding efflux RND transporter permease subunit — encoded protein: MDKFVQSLVSFSLKNHIIVFFLTALLVAAGIISYINTPIEAFPDVTNTRARIITQWPGRSAEEVEKFITLPVTRQMNTIPRKAEVRSTSLFGLSVVTVLFDENVDDFYAQQYASNRMQGIELPEGAEAEVEPPSGATGEIFRYVLKSKSRPISDLAALHEWVVERELVGVPGIAEVISFGGEEKVYEIQVNPVELANYNLSPLDVYEAVEKSNINVGGDVIDKGDQAYVVRGVGLLESVADIENILIENVNGTPVLVKHVADVKISAKPRLGQVGLDDDDDLVQGIVIMLRGENPSEVIERLKDKIEELNTRILPADVKIEAFHDRTILVDNTVRTVTHNLLEGIILVSVLVFIFLFNWRTTVIVASVIPLAFLFAIIMLRIQGLPANLISIGAVDFGLLLEGTMVVVEHVFVGLDKRAHELGMPRFNKISKLGIIKNQTRSVAKSIFFAQIILIVALMPIFTFQKVEGKMFSPLAFTLGYALIGAVLLSLTYVPAMCKVLLNKNVVDRENPITNFIRGAMFRLYQLGAINKKLTIAVFGVLLVACGFGFSRLGTEFIPQLNEGALYIRATLPNSVSLDESVKLTKEMKAKFREFDEVQFVLTQTGRPNDGTDPTGFFNIEFHVQLSDESDWKRKISKQELLTEMEQSLAVYPGVTFGFSQPIMDNVEEYVSGVKSSLVVKIFGNDLFELENTADQVAAAIKDVEGVEDLNIYRNIGLPELRIKLDETRMARYGVSMADAQAVIEMAIGGKAATSFYEDERIFDVRVRYAEPFRKSEEEIKNILVPANSGSMIPLYEIADVGFFTGPAFIYREGSSRYIAVGFSVRGRDLGSTVEEAQKRVEEQVVLPESYDLTWAGEFENKERATKRLTYIVPISLLMIFFLLYVNFGNLKDTVISLITIPFAFIGGFLSLWLTGTTFGISAGIGFIILFGVGTIDGIILIAVMKDYLRRGLSLQKAISEGVYSRIRPVFMIAIMGSAGLLPAALSTGMGSEIQKPLAIMIVGGLIICMILSLIVLPQVYYLAYSKTEKKRKKVLV
- a CDS encoding Gfo/Idh/MocA family protein; its protein translation is MNRRNLLKSLSLSIGATVISTESLARLSDSTYTYKLPDNPLHKPLGKPVTAITLGAGSRGTVYGNFAAKFPDQLKIVGVAEPNPYRNSKYSEKHQIPKKHRFDTWEQVFKRPKFADAIIISTPDALHYTPCMKALEMGYDVLLEKPIAPTEQECRDILEMTKKTGRIVAVCHVLRYAPYFVKMKELISQGAIGEVVSVQHFEPIEHLHMAHSYVRGNWHNSKETTPIILAKSCHDLDIIKWVINKPSQRIAAMGDLKWFRKENAPEGSTARCTDGCKVERECPYSAVRHYHDDRKRLYVMDLPEDKSKHSEVIMDRLKTTNYGRCVYRMENDQPDHYVTTIQFADNVTASFSMEAFTSYHGRRTRIMGSMGDMVGDMDELVVTDFRTKKELKLVPKAEDVENYKNSGHGGGDWLLMRDFVQAVAQQDPSLLTSTIDESIESHIMGFMAEESRKQNKIMPIRMTV
- a CDS encoding endonuclease/exonuclease/phosphatase family protein; the protein is MTIKNVLFTIMAGATIWVASCSNTSKANDPAPATDTGDVTANQHTLRVMSYNVHHCNPPSRPDFIDIDAIVKTIKDQNPDLVALQEIDVHTQRSGPYNQAEEIAKKLNMHYFFGKAIDYDGGAYGVAILSKYPLADTVVNKLPTMAETNGEPRVLATARVTLPDGTSIRFGSTHLDAQRASVNREMQAAKILEIASAEKLPFVIAGDFNATPGTETITLLDSHFKRSCEPCSPTIPVNNPTKAIDFISYAPANRFRVDQQQVIAERYASDHLPIVAVLKY